A stretch of DNA from Pseudoliparis swirei isolate HS2019 ecotype Mariana Trench chromosome 5, NWPU_hadal_v1, whole genome shotgun sequence:
GTGGGAAGGTAGTAGTAGCAGCCGGGATTGGACGGGTGGATGAGCCCGGCCTGCTGCATGAGCCTTTGACTCTTGCAGGTGAGCTCGCCCTGCAGCCGGCTGTCCGGCCCGGCGTCACGCAGGTTGGAGGGCTGGTAGAGGCGCGACACCAGCAGCGCGGGTTTGGCGGAGGCGGGAACATCGGCCCGCTCGGCACATCCCGAATGGGTCCTCCTGGGAAGGGCCGAGGTTCTGTAGAGCCGCTGGAAGACTCTCGGCCAAACGCGATTCACTGTGGGCTCCATGGAGAACCCACGAGACCAACAGGAAGGGCTCAAACTACGAGTTCAGAGAGAAGAACATGAGATTAAATTTATGAAGTGAATATGCAAAATATTCTCCGGTTCGAGCTCCAACAAAAGGCCAAAAGTCTGttgatcaaatatatataatataaaataaacaattccGAGatcaatcaaataaataattgataAAACTAgtcaataaggaaaataataGTGTACGGCCCTACAATCTGTGGTGGAAAATAGGTAATGTACATAATAATGCATCAACAATTATAACTACTTCATAAAAATGTTTCTGAAATGGGACATttgaaagattttttaaatagcTTTCTGAAGTATCTTTTTTAATGCATAACTTTTATTCATAAGTAATTCTACCCTGTTGTAATGCTACTTGGACTTCAGTTTAACATCGGAGTACTTCGTCCACCAgtaacacattatatatatatatacttactaTCTTTATGCAGCAGCGACCATCATTTAATCCATGAAGgggaaatatttattttaataatgatatatattaaaacatatattaattacaataatataatatatacattaatagatatcatatatatatacatattgttttaaatatatattttaatagatattatatatatacaaataataataaatacaaaaatatatatatgtatatatatataaaaatataatacagatatattaaaataaatatctccCCATCAGGGGTTAAATGATGGTCGCTGCTGAATACAGGTAGTGAGTCAACAGGTGAAGTCAAGGTCGTCAACACTCAGTCATCTTCTACTCGAACCTCTCAGCTCCAGAGTAAACACAGACCCAGAGGTTCGGTGGTGAACATAGATCCACCGACAGTCCCACGTGACCTCAACTGACACATTCACAGGTAACAGGCAcctgttagctaacgttagcagtgTAGCTCGCTTGGGTCTCACGTCACGAGGTCGCTACGTCACAAGTAAACAAGACTCACACGGGAGCGACAAAGACTGTCCGAGAGTTCCGAGTCGATTATTTGAGCAGATGAAGAAACAGGGGCACTTTGTTTCAAGTTGACGGACTGCAGAACACAACGGAGGGTCCCGGCGACATGTTGTCTTCATCAGCTACACATCCGGAGCCTCGGCTCGTTATTGCGACATCGCCCCCTGCAGGCGCGGAGTGGTAATGCAGCGGCAGAGGAGAGTAACGGTGCCGTCAGGTGGTGTTTCTCAGTCAAAAGTGGGGTTGAAATGGACTACATCAGTGTTGTGCTTCCCATCCAGGAGAAGAAATACATCTGAGTATAATACAGTCCAGTAAAGGAACCTTAATGcccaaaaatataatttaataaacaCTTAAATAATATGATAAGGGTATCATGACACAACTGGTGCATCGTGGCATTATTGTATAGGTGCATATACTATATAGTGAACTCTGAGGGTCTATTAGCTCCACATTACATTAGGGCTTCCTTAATAATCCAAATATCTGTTCACAGAGATTACTTCTCTGGCTTTTGGGTGTACGACTTATAAGTTAAGTTGCATATTGTCTGTGAcgagagattaaaaaaacatatatatcaagaaaaaagacaaataataaacCTTCATCCCAGTACACATGACAGTTACGTCTatgtgcagcagacagcagctacAGGGCCTCGGGCAATGCTTTTAAGTTAAATACTATAAATCAAATCATGAAAATGATGTCCAATTCGTCGTCTCTTTTATTTACCACCGAGACAAACGTCATGACGCATGATCCCAATCAGCTCCAGACAACTGATGGAGGAACGGAACATTAGGAAGGAGAATAACATACGAATAAAAGCATTTATTTAGATAGATGAccacagaaaaataaaggttcttaaatggttctttaaaaggctttgtggttctatgaagaaccatttttcatttgagacacctttaggttctttgaagaactatttaaggaaatggttctctaaagaaccctgggttgaaaggttctttgtggaaccagaaatggtgccttaaagaaccattttttgaaggttctctgagacacctttataggttctttgaagaactctttaacgacacggttctttaaagaggggtgtgtgtgtgtgtgtgggggggtggggggtattTGGTAACATTGATGAGTTTTTATTGAACGTGGTCATGTACTTTTTTGCCTGTTGTTGACATTACGCTCCGTGTTTGTGCTCGACAGCTCTTTATGTCTGCAATTTGAAACCATTATGAGTCAAtgatacatggacacacacacacacacgcacgcacgtacacacacacacagacatatattcCTGAGCCAATTAGGTGCGTGTGCTTGTTTTCATCCATTTATCTTGAGGCCCTTGTTGTCAGATTTGGTTTTCAGAGACTGAACGTCTCctggagataataataatatcaataatcACATCACCACAGATCATATCTGCAAAACCACGTTTGTCTATTTGTAATATTGAAAACAAACTTAGTTCAAGGTTTCAGGGAAtctatcattttaaatatacagtaatacacATTACAAtgtatcattttaaatatactgtAATACACATTACAAtgtatcattttaaatatactgtAATACACATTACAAtgtatcattttaaatatacagtaatacacATTACAATGtatcattttaaataaactgTAATACACATTACAATGTAGCATTTTAAATATACTGTAATACACATTACAATGTAGCATTTTAAATATGCTGTAATACACATTACAAtgtatcattttaaatatacagtaatacacATTACAAtgtatcattttaaatatacagtaatacacATTACAATGTAGCATTTTAAATATACTGTAATACACATTACAATGTAGCATTTTAAATATACTGTAATACACATTACAATGTAGCATTttaaatatactgtaatatgcATTATAAGGATGTAAGTTTGGTTTCTGAAgtgaaagaaataataaatctaATTCTATTGATcccgtcttctcctcctcagttaTCAAGGagcagtgtcttgctcaagggcacttccaCACGTAAGCTATACGGGAATCGAACCTTGTGGACACAATCTgcctcttttttattattaatatgaagaaaaaaaaaaaaagtaagcaAACCGAAAGACTTTTTAACATCTCAGGAGTTCTCCTTTCCATTtctctattgttgttgtttttctgctccCTGCATGTGGACAACCATAAAACATTTCAGTTATAAATGTAACGTCATTGACATTCTGGGATGGGGTCATCAGCTCCACCATCAGCCCCCTAACGACCTCCGTCAACATTGACTTTCTGCCTCTCAAACGGCCGTAAAGAGCGTGACATCTGTTTGGGAATCACTTTGCATCCCATAATGAGCCCCGGGGTCCGGCTGGAGGCCGTAATCACACGGAGGAGGATGCACTCGTCTTCTGAGAggctgtaaaaaagaaaaaagaaaaaagggaaccaCGGCTTgtcactctaaaaaaaaacggTGGAACGGAAACATCAAATGTCACGACagagtgacgtgtgtgtgtgtgtgtgtgtgtgtgtgatggggatGGGCTAGTTAGAGGGAGGAAGCGGGAGAGATACTCATCGTGGAGGAGCTGGAAGGTGGATGCTATATAACAAGAGGAGAATcgggggaagaagaggaagaagaaagaaactccGGAGACGATCTGcaagattaataataaaaaaataaaataaaaaaagataaaccgACTTCTTTTCCTCCCAGGAACCAGAACCGGGCTCCACGGAGAAGCGGATCCAGCATGCGTGCCGCGGGGGTTCTGCCGCTGCTGCTTTGCGCGGCGCTGTGCGCGGCGGCCGAGGTGAAGGCGGTGAAGCTGTGCGGTCGGGAGTTCCTGAGGGCCGTGGTCTACACCTGCGGAGGCTCCCGCTGGAGGAGGCTGCTCGGGGAGGAGGACACGGACCGTGAGCTCCATTATATTCACAATTACaaataacttattttattttgtatcattcaaaataatatttattgatttttttgtgcGTACCTATAGTACAGGAAGtagagagaggacacacaacaaagaacaacaacaacacgctaTTAAAGTATCAGATGAGGCGTgtgttgcccctctagtgacatcaggggcaacattttatttcttaGGGGCCCTTTTGACCTTTGCCCTTTGTGTGTTTCGGCTGCTGCCTCCGGGTCACCCCGGACCGAGAAGAAAAACAGTTGCATTGGATGCGTTTTAACTATGTttaatagttgttaaaaaaattaaatgacaataaataaccacaattgAATCTGATAATctgatttctttgtttttttgttaaaaaaatctaaaaaaacactttgaatgtgTAAACTATTTCCTAATAGTCacattattgcctaatagtcttattagtatatatatataatatagatattcaTTCTGTGGGCGTACAAGACAGACGAGGTGGAGCAGAGACATCACCGGCTGTCTGACCTTGTTAGGCCGAAGAGCCACACATCAGGATTAaaagggtctctctctctcccccctctctctccctcttacctccacctctctctccctcttacctccacctctctctctctcccctctctctccctctctctccctcttacctccacctctctccccccccctctctctctctccatctccacctctctctcaggATTAAAGAGTTATTTGTGCAGTCATTTGAGGTTTTTACatgttatagtttttttttgttggtggaTATATTTCACCAGAAAAAGTCATTTCAAGAAATTAGATGAGGTCAATAAAGTCTGAATAGAATTCAGACTTGTGGGCGTGACCCTGTTGCTTGACCTTGTGGTGACCTTGTGGTTCCAGGTGCGACCGCCGGGGACCAGAGCGGCCCGGAGAGCCTCGGGCTGCCGGGCTCCGAGCCGAGCCGCCGGGACATCAACAACATCCTGACCACGGTGTGCTGCCAGGTGGGCTGCAGGAAGAGCGACCTGGCCTTCCTCTGCTGAGGGCCACGCCCCCTGAcacgccccgccccctcctctctctccaaaaTGACTGCCCTCTCACATCTCGACAACCTGAATCAAAATGTGCTGAAGTCCTAAAGTCACGTGATCACGTCGCCTCGTACttgatttgttttacttttatggTTTGTAGATTTGAGTTTCTCTACTGTCGTGTTTCTTTACTGTCGTGAAGTTTTATTCCATTTTTTTGTTGTCCAATAAATCTTCTTGCTCAGGTCGTGACGTTCTGTGATGAGGTCGAGTTTTAAACCTGAAGACACAAATTTACTCAAGAAGAACGTAAAAACATCAAGGGACAAAGAAGCATCACACATcagcattacacacacacacacacacagactttcacactctcacacacacacacacatagagactctcacacacacacacacacacacacacatagactctctcacacatatactctcacacacacacacacacacacagattctcacacacacacacacagactcacacacacacacagactctctcacacacacacacacacacacatagactctctcacacacacacacacacacatagagactctctcacacacacacatagactcacacacacacacacatagactctcacacacacacacagactctcacacacacacacagactctcacacacacacacacacacacacagactctcacacacacacatagagactctcacacacacacacacacacacacacacatagagactctcacacacacacacacacacacatagagactctcacacacacacacacacatagactttcacacacacacatacagactctcactcaaacacacacacacacacacacacacacacacacacacacacacacacacacacacacacacacacacacacacacacacacacacacacacacacacacacacacagagagagagagagagaaacactccAAACGAAGTTCCAGTTATAACTTTTATTGGTTTGGGGAAGAAGCAAACTAAAgttcctcacttcctgtcagcttTATGTTCttgcacacatgtgtgtgcgtgtgtgcgtgtcgaGGTCAACGGGACAGAACCGAAACATTCGGGCTTTAcagcacacattaaaacacactccccccccccccatcatgaacCTCCCCACGGGGACCAAGAAGTGTTTATTATCCATTTTATTAACTCTAATTATGTAAATATCTACCTGGCAACCGATGTGGAGTAGTACTTTAAACaccagatgcattgtgggtcgtGGGTGTGGCCTGCGTAGTGACCGTTGCACCGATGGGTCACAGGTGTGTTCAtctcaaaaaattttttttaaaagccacaTTTTGTTTACAACTAGACGGCCAATCAAAAGCTCTCTCATCGTTTAAAATATTGCGGTGGCCAACGTTCCTCAGGTCCTGAACGCAGCCTCGTGATTGGCTGCTTCTAGCAGAGCGAGGACAGagatcttcacacacacacactttttgtcAAGGAGCATTGAGGAAGTTTCCACATCATCAGCACGGTGTTTATTACACATTAAACTATAGAATATTCATTTATGtatccgtaaaaaaaaaaaaaagtattcagcTTATTTCTCCGTCAGAGGACTGACCGTCcggggaacacacacatttaaaaaagaagaagaagaaaagcatttTGGTCGACTTAACCTCGCTCCGCAACCTCGTTATTCCACTCAAGTCATCTCACAGAGACCGTTACAAGTATGCAAAAATAAAGCCATGGATTCAAGCGGTTGATTGGATGatcggggggagggggaggggccatgacatcatcaggaagGTTACACGCTGAGGAAATAACTGGCCAGGTGAGATGTGCGGCGATGAGAATGTCGAgcgttattaataatataaaataaacaagctGGTCCCGGTAAACAAATCCAGCTTCAACTCGACTtcagtttattaaaaaaaaattggggggaaAATGCGATGATTGGCCATCTCTCGCCGAGGGTGAGGAATATTTAGGGGACGATAATCCCAAAATACTGGTAACATTTGATCTGACGGCGACAGAAATGAATCATGTCACATCTGGATAAGGCCAAATAAATCCAGATGTTTACGGTGTTTACACCGagatgaccaccagggggacggACGAGAAGAATTCCCAACATGTCCGCCCGCCTGTTGGAAGTGAAGCTGTAACTAACTCTACATTAACACTGCCTCCACAGAGCAAGAGATTTAtctttctatttttaaattaccccccactcacccatatatatatatatattttaaatcttcCTTTTGCACTCgagttaaaaaaattatatctgAAGTAAATTCAAAAAAATTAGACCATATATTACTGTACACAGGTTACCCCACGACACGAATAACAAATCAAAAAAcagattttaaatatttatacctTTTCTGAGCCGTTTAAATTCTACCCGTGCACAGAATCACAACACGCCGCCGTcgtcaataaataaaaatagaatgCCGTCGTGTGACTCTGGGGGAAGGCTTCCCGACACTACGAGGAGAAACACCAAACGCcctttaagatatatatatatatattattgatttAAAATGACACTTTGTACACGGTGAAGTAAAGTCTTCGCCGCCGCAGCTGCCCGACGAGCCAatgggagaggagctcagtttgATTGACGGGTCAGAGCGTGGTTCATTAAAAAGGGGGATGGATCTCATCCCCCTTTTTAATGTAAAACGCTCTGACCAAAGTCACGTGACCCTGTATGGCCAGCAGGTGATCGTGTGGTTTTCTCTTCGTGGTCGACGCTCTATACgtttcatcttgtttttttaaagaaagaaagaaaactggCCTGTCAAAGTCTTCCTTCAGGCAGCTGCGGTGAAACTTTAaaacgatgacatcaccgctaCGCGTCGAccggaggaggcgagaggcggAGGCCCGGACCCGGAGGTGTTatgaaatgaatacaaataccaTCAGCACACGACCTAAAAACAGTTTCCACGATGCTAGATGCAAGTTATACAATACTGCTGGGTAGGCGGGCGGGTTCGGGGGGAAGGTCAACGGAAAGGGGGGGGGTCGTCTGGtgtgggggcgtggcctccatCCTCTGGGTCCACCTCGGTCCACCGCGGTCGGTTTGTtctggggggctgggggggggggggtcagttgtCAGCCAGGTATTTTCCTGAAAAGCATCGGCAAAGAAAATTTTCAGGTGTCAGGTTTCAGGGGTTTATTATTAATCTGCCGttgaggccacgcccccatgATGACACACGGCGGTAACGCCAGTACATtagcccggggggggggggcttttctcgattttacacagtttcttaaattcaccttttaaaggctcttTGCATTATGAAAACATCAAAAGTTGCAGAACAATCTCCTCTCTCTATATAATAGATTTAAAGATTCTTcatatgagagcgtatgccggcttatattttttagtgttttaaaaacatatacatttaaaactCAGCCTAAAtgaacatatatgaatataacaaatattcatggcttttacaaaacttttcggattttaatatttttttaaagattttttccaggcctggaaataaaccattttaaaattccaagaccttttccaggttttccatgagcgtacaaACCCTGTGAAGAACTAATCCTCCACAGCTTACATTGATGTTTGACACCAAacaatgatgatgaagatgatgaagatgatgatcatgatcagggttcttacacatgttgaccagtggatttccatgactttaaaccaaatttccacgaccaaactgaaatctcgatCGAaaaatgaacaatttagaaaatgttgtttCTATTATTATAAacgaacatgtgaatataacaacatttccaagacttttcccaaacttatgatttaagtttttttcattacttttccaggcctggaaatgaccattttataAATTCCAtgccttttccaggttttccatgaccgcacGAACCcggcatgatgatgatgatgatgatcaagactttttaaatgtcaaataaagTGACTTTACCTGAATAACAATGCATAAATAATGAAATGGTTGCGAGTCCGGCCGTCACGTGACGCTCGTCACACATACGTTAAAGGAAACCTTTGTGTGGTTATTAAAATGGCGCACCGACCTGCGGCGAACCTCTTCTTGACGAGGGAGAAGCGGTACCCGGGCCCCGCCAGCTCGATGCCGCAGCCCGACAGCGTGCTGCCCTCGCTGGTGAACTGCACCGCCAGCGCCGCCGGCTTGCTGGGACCCTCCGTGAGCTGGAAGCGGGCCAACAGCGAGCCCACacctgaggggggggaggggcggggctttagAGAGGAATGACTTTCTACAGGCCACACGGGGAAGTCGATGCGATGGTCAAACGCAGCTCTAGATGACCAAAGTTGTTATTTTCTAACTTCTCATgttcaaaaatgtgttttttttattgatataaagcGACTGTGGGGTCCGTCTTCTCATCAGGGGgtcggaggttcaatccccgccttggtcgacgtgtccttgagcaagacacctaaccctgacttgctccctgtagctgtgtctacgtaTGAATGGAACAGGAtgggaagtcgctttggataaaagcgtcagctaaatgaagtacaaatttaaaaaaataaagaaagaaattacaaatcatatcattttttttagagttacatttttaaattgtttaacccttgtgttgccttcgggtcattttgacccgattcaatatttaaccctcctgtcgccttcgggtcaatttgacccgattcaatgtttaatgtcggtgttctttcgggagtcaacaaacaaacataaagtacctcacacttaaacttggaaaacaatattaattctaataattttctggagattttaatagctggggtcatattgatctcaagggtaaaatatgttagtaaatataaaggtaacaggagggttaaacattgaatcgggtcatattgacccgaaggcgacaggagggtgaaacattgaatcgggtcaaattgacccgaaggcaacacaagggtaaaAAGAAGCCAAAATGATATGTTTTCTATGTTTTGTACATAATTGTATCCTCTAGTTCAGGTTCCTTCTACTGGAGACTATTTAAAGTCCATCCGATGACGTtagattataattattattaagtcAGACGCACAGATCAAACTAGTAAAATGAGAAGCGGccacattgcattgtgggaatagTTCATGGTCCTGCTGACGGGATACGAGGATCTGAACATGGAGCGAATAGATCTTAAAGAACTGATAATCTCAAACACGGGGCCGTTCTCCCTGAATATTAATATCCCTAAACATTTGTACCTCTAACAACCCCGTGCGTCACGTGTTATTCGCTCTGCGCGTACCTCCGTTTTCAGACTTCTGTGAGATGTCAGGAATCTTCCAGAGGATCCGCTGCTGCTCCGCATTCctgtgagacagagaggagagagactctGTGAGGCCtctgaagaccaggaggacgtcTCAGTCCCCAACACCTTTGAGCAGGTACGTTATACCAAGATgtaccaaatttccatgaccaaacattttgtgaaatctctgtgtatacacaagtataaaccttaaatgagacaatagttcgatgaaaagaatacatattcatatacatacgtattcttttaataaaactGCATAAATGAACAGATGAATAAAACataatgtccatgacttttcctaaacttttggaaataaatatttttaaggacttttccagacctggaaatagACATTTTTAccatataaatgttatatatatataaatataaatatatacatatgtatatacatatatatataaatatatacatacgtataaatatatataatatataaatatatatataagctctTATTTGATCTAATTGTACAAATATGTGATTTGTGTGCGTTTTTCAGCCAGTTTACATGAATGCTATAATTAAGGCAGGgtacatacacatgttgactaatggatttctaggacttttccaggactttaaaccaaattcccaTGACAGAACGTTTTGTgagtataaaccttaaatgacgcaaatgaatgagagacaatagtttgatttaaagaataaatattcatataaatgtttattcttttaatcaaactgtgtaaattaacataatttccaggacttttccaaaacttttgggattacaatttttttttaaaggacttttccaggcctggaaataactatttttaaataccaggacttttccaggttttccctgCAAGACTTTTTTTATTGTAGGTCAGCAAACAACCCAACATGAAGGTAAGTGGACTCTCGACATAGTCTAATTATTTCATGTAATTAAtttctgaatatatatttaacatgttGTGCACGACGGGTCAAAAGTTTCAGAACACCCCCAAattttccagtttttatttaaatgtaatcagtTCAAGTGAAGAACCTGAAATGGTAcaaaggggaaacaaaaaagttTAGTTATcagaaactgaaaaataatgtataataaaaacgcctttttcagggaacaagtaATTAAGAGTTAACGACTTGCAGCTGGTCCAAAAGTAAATGAAGCCTTGAGAGTCGATGCTAACGATTCCTCCAGGTGTCTCAACTTTATTTGATTACTGTCTGTATAAAGCAGTGTTGGAAGAATAAATCGCAGATTCCTcttataatggcaagaaaaaggcaattaacaaagacagacagaccataataacccTTAAAAGTGGCGTTCTAAAACCTTTGACCCGTAGTGTGTATTAGTATGCGTGACAGAGTCGATATGGACCGTACCATGCGGCGGGAGGTAAGACCGCCTGTAGTTTTGAAACCCCCCCGTCGACCGGGACCAGGAACTGGACGTTGTTGAGGGCCGTGGGCGTCGCCATGGCGTCCCCGTTGTACTTGTAGTCGATCCTCAGGTCCGTGCTCGTGGGCTCGCACCGCCAGCTCACCGCCAGGTTCAGGGGAATCGACTGGAGCCCCTCCGTTGACACCTGGGGGGAAAACATTTGGGGGGGGGTCCAACATTATGTCACGTACAGTCTCAAGTTGTGATTTCCCAGGGGGCCGAGCGGGCCTCACCTGGTACTTGAGCATGTCCACGTTGTAGTACGTGGCCTGAGGCTTCTGCTCCGCCACCTTCTTCAGGTGGGAGATGAGGTTGGGCATGTTCACCCAGAAGTCCTTGGTGTCGGccgcggcggcggtggcggcgctGGTGAAGAGCACGGTGGGAAAATAACGTTTTACACACGATTAGAACGGGAGAATCGCatgtttattacatttgtaaaatCGGGGAAACAAGCTCGTTTTGACTTAAATAATAAAGTTTTATAGCATTTTTATTTCAcagtgagatgaaaaaaaggtTGGACTTTACAAACGTGAACTATTTGgtttaaaataacattttataaaaagaCTTCTTGTATaagtttgttattttttttaaaagaagataTTCTATGAATTGTACACGTTTAAAACTGGAGAATCTAATTCTTAAATTTGTAAAATCAGAGGAAAACAAGCTTGTTTGGagttaaaaaataatgttttatagCATTTTTATTTCACAGTGACACGAAAAAAAAAGGTTGGACTTTTACAAAAGACCTCTTGTATAAATctgttataaaaaaaaagatattctaTGAATTTTACACACGATTAAACTGAAGAATCTCATGTTTCTTGAATTTGTAAGATGAATGCATCACGAGGGGGAAACTAGCTTGTTTTGGCAATAACGACTTAAAAAACTAGTTTAACAGCAATTTTATTTTAgtgagacaaaaaaaagtctgacttTACAAACGTGAATTGTTCAGTTTAAGAAAagcatttttataaaaatatttctcatttaaatctatttaaaaaaaagcggATATTCTATGaatttcatttaaatatttttcagaTCTTACTTATGAATGTTTTTTACGAGCCATATCTCAAGATATTTTAACGAGTTTAAGTCCTAATTCCAAATATTGTGCATATGCACATCTTAACTTTGTTAG
This window harbors:
- the insl5a gene encoding insulin-like 5a → MRAAGVLPLLLCAALCAAAEVKAVKLCGREFLRAVVYTCGGSRWRRLLGEEDTDRATAGDQSGPESLGLPGSEPSRRDINNILTTVCCQVGCRKSDLAFLC